One genomic window of Mesoplodon densirostris isolate mMesDen1 chromosome 14, mMesDen1 primary haplotype, whole genome shotgun sequence includes the following:
- the CDC42EP3 gene encoding cdc42 effector protein 3, with amino-acid sequence MPAKTPIYLKAANNKKGKKFKLRDILSPDMISPPLGDFRHTIHIGKEGQHDVFGDISFLQGNYELLPGNQEKARMGQFPGHNEFFRANSTSDSMFTETPSPVLKNAISLPTIGGSQALMLPLLSPVTFSSKQESLGPGKLPRLSCEPVMEEKAPEESSLLENGTVHQGDVSWGSSGSASQSSQGRGSHSSSLSEQYPDWAAEDMFDHSAPCELVKEKTKSEESLSDLTGSLLSLQLDLGPSFLDEVLNVMDKNK; translated from the coding sequence ATGCCAGCCAAGACCCCAATTTACCTGAAAGCTGCCAAtaacaagaaaggaaagaaatttaaacTGAGGGACATCTTGTCTCCGGATATGATCAGCCCTCCCCTTGGAGACTTCCGCCACACCATTCACATTGGCAAAGAGGGCCAGCACGACGTCTTTGGAGACATTTCCTTTCTTCAAGGCAACTATGAGCTTCTACCTGGAAACCAGGAGAAAGCGCGCATGGGCCAGTTCCCCGGGCATAACGAGTTCTTCCGGGCCAACAGTACCTCCGACTCCATGTTCACAGAAACGCCCTCCCCGGTGCTCAAAAACGCCATCTCCCTCCCAACCATTGGAGGGTCCCAAGCACTCATGTTGCCCTTGTTGTCACCGGTGACATTCAGTTCCAAACAGGAGTCCTTAGGGCCGGGAAAGCTGCCCCGGCTTAGCTGTGAGCCGGTCATGGAGGAGAAGGCTCCGGAGGAAAGCAGCCTGTTGGAGAACGGGACGGTCCACCAGGGGGACGTCTCGTGGGGGTCCAGCGGGTCCGCATCCCAGTCCAGCCAGGGCAGGGGCAGCCACTCCTCCAGCCTCTCCGAACAGTATCCCGACTGGGCGGCCGAGGACATGTTTGACCATTCCGCCCCGTGCGAGCTCGTCAAGGAAAAGACTAAATCAGAGGAGTCCCTCTCTGATCTCACGggttccctcctctccctgcagCTCGATCTTGGGCCCTCATTTCTAGATGAGGTGCTGAATGTCATGGATAAAAATAAGTAA